The sequence CCAATAATGGTGGTGCTTTCTATTATTGCCAAGAAAATCACACATCGGTATTGGGAATGCGTGAATTGGTACGAACAAATCGTCTTCACGTTTTAACCAAAGAtgagatattaaaaaatttaaatatttcaaaaaatattgaTATTGAAAAAAGTGGGGCGTTAAGTGATGATGATGACCAAATGAAGAGCAATTCCTTAATCGCCTTTTCGGCGCAGTGTAACTTCAGTGGCTATAAAATGCCGCTTGATACCATAAAATCAATTCAGAAACACGGTTTGGCAGTGCGTGGCACAAAAATTAGAGGCGATGAACAGCAAGATAATGGGGTGGCCAATAACTTTTACGTTTGTTTGGATTGCGCATCTTTCGTCGCTACAAATTTGTTAGATTTACGGAAATACAAGCCAGATTTCTGTTGCATATCGTTTTATAAAATGTTTGGGTAAGAAAAAATACTTAATTAAGCTGGAATTACGATCATTTGTTTTATTGGTGGCTGGCCCTATAAACGATTTGGTTAGGTTTGTTGAATGATTAGTCGTCAGCTCATTTGAGTAAAACGTAATTTAAAAATACCAAGAACAGTGAAGTGCTTCATGCGCCTATCATTTGGTAAGCCAGCCATAGTCTgctttaaatattcattaattcCTTTTTTTAGCTTTCCAACGGGCGTTGGTGCGCTACTGGTCAGTAAACGTGGACAATCAGTGCTGCATAAACAATACTACGGTGGTGGTACTGTAAATACTGCAATGTCAAGACAAGATTTTCATCAAAAACGTCCAAATTTCTCTACACGATTCGAGGATGGCACCCTTCAATTCCTAACTATTGTTGCGCTACTTGACAGCTTTCGTGCACTGGAACGTCTTGTACCGCCAACGAATGAGCAATTATCGGTACAACGTATTAGCTTACACGTTTACCGTTTGGCAAAGTATTGTTATGAATCACTCGCTTCACTACAACACTCCAATGgagcaaaattaataaaattctaCAATCATAATGGATATGAGGACATAACGTTACAAGGTGGTATTGTTACTTTCAATGTACTACATGATAATGGCACATATGTTGGTTTCGCTGAAGTGGCTTGCATTGCGGCTGTGCATAATGTACTAATACGTACCGGCTGTTTTTGTAATCCTGGCGCATGCCAATGGTTTCTCCATTTATCGAATGGAGACATACGCAAACAATTTGAAGCTGGACACGTTTGTAGTGATTATACAGATTTGGTAGATGGTCTACCCACCGGTGCTGTACGTATGTCTTTCGGTTATATGACACGTATCGAGGATGTCGACAAAGCGGTGACAATGATACGCGATTGTTATCGTACTACGGCAGCAGAACGCTTACGCATTATGGAGAGCAAAAAATTACCAGATGCACTGCGTCAAATACCAAAGCGCTTGCGTCCAAAATTGAAGCGTATATGCATTTATCCTATTAAATCGTGTAGCGCATTCGAAGTGGCCACTGAATGGGCGCTTACAAACACAGGTTTAAAATATGATCGAAATTGGATGATTGTCGATGTTAATGGTATGGCTTTAACGCAAAAGCATTACACAAGATTATGTCTGTTAAAACCCATAATTAATTTGGATAAGGGTGTGCTGGAACTCAGATTTCCAAATATGCGCACAATGCAAGTACCATTAGAAATGGAAGATGCAAAATTAGGAAAACGCGTTGAATCAACATTTTGTCAGACTAAGGTGTGCAATGATTTAGTGGAGGGCTTGGATTGTGGTGAGGAAGTAGGCGCATGGTTATCAGATTGTTTGGAAACAAGCGCGTTACGTTTACTACGACAAAATGCTGAAAGACGCCGCACGCCAGATGGTGTAACCAAAGATATTAGCCTTGCCAATCAAGGACAATTTTTGTTGGTGAATAGCACATCTGTGCGTTGGTTGGCTCATAAAGTGGAGGTGGAAAGAGAACCACTTGAGCACACAATTGATCGTTTTCGTGCAAATTTAATTATGGAAACAGCAAGTGCATTTGAAGAGAATGAATTTGAGGAAATTAGTGTAGGTGGTGTCAACTTCAAAGTAGATGGTTTTTGTACTCGTTGTCAAATGATTTGCATCAATCAGCACAATGGCCAAAAAACGAATGAACCTTTGCGTACCATAGCACGTGAATTTGGTGGAAAAATTCGTTTTGGTGTTTATCTATCGATTCAAGACTTGTCCCAGCAGAAATCATCTATTATTTCTTGTAGTGAAAAAGTTATAATTAAAAAGAAGTTAAAAAGCATGCAATATTGAAGACTTGGAGCTTCTCAAAGCTTTGGAGCGTAGAAGCTCGAAATTTAAACCTACATAAGTtaaagttttaatttaaaaaagtaaaaatgaaacCGTATTCTGCTTTCGAAGGTAAAAAAATATCTAATATGAATTGTATAAATCAACTGACGATTTAGCGGTCCTTTGAAGTTGAAGCCAGACTGCGACCCGCTAGGCCCATTCTCATATAGCTGATATTATAAATAACATATACAAGAAAACATCCAAGAAAACGTCCAATGACGAACTTCGAAAAATAAATATCTGTTTCGAGGGTTAACTTCGAA is a genomic window of Eurosta solidaginis isolate ZX-2024a chromosome 4, ASM4086904v1, whole genome shotgun sequence containing:
- the mal gene encoding molybdenum cofactor sulfurase 3 isoform X1, which encodes MGEFQDVFLPDEAKAIRNEFLRIKDNIYLDHAGTTLYPESLIDISSEMLKKHLFCNPHTSKLTGDLIDQARYRILQHFNTDASEYAVVFVANATAALKIVGECFDFGENANNGGAFYYCQENHTSVLGMRELVRTNRLHVLTKDEILKNLNISKNIDIEKSGALSDDDDQMKSNSLIAFSAQCNFSGYKMPLDTIKSIQKHGLAVRGTKIRGDEQQDNGVANNFYVCLDCASFVATNLLDLRKYKPDFCCISFYKMFGFPTGVGALLVSKRGQSVLHKQYYGGGTVNTAMSRQDFHQKRPNFSTRFEDGTLQFLTIVALLDSFRALERLVPPTNEQLSVQRISLHVYRLAKYCYESLASLQHSNGAKLIKFYNHNGYEDITLQGGIVTFNVLHDNGTYVGFAEVACIAAVHNVLIRTGCFCNPGACQWFLHLSNGDIRKQFEAGHVCSDYTDLVDGLPTGAVRMSFGYMTRIEDVDKAVTMIRDCYRTTAAERLRIMESKKLPDALRQIPKRLRPKLKRICIYPIKSCSAFEVATEWALTNTGLKYDRNWMIVDVNGMALTQKHYTRLCLLKPIINLDKGVLELRFPNMRTMQVPLEMEDAKLGKRVESTFCQTKVCNDLVEGLDCGEEVGAWLSDCLETSALRLLRQNAERRRTPDGVTKDISLANQGQFLLVNSTSVRWLAHKVEVEREPLEHTIDRFRANLIMETASAFEENEFEEISVGGVNFKVDGFCTRCQMICINQHNGQKTNEPLRTIAREFGGKIRFGVYLSIQDLSQQKSSIISCSEKVIIKKKLKSMQY
- the mal gene encoding molybdenum cofactor sulfurase 3 isoform X2 codes for the protein MDNIYLDHAGTTLYPESLIDISSEMLKKHLFCNPHTSKLTGDLIDQARYRILQHFNTDASEYAVVFVANATAALKIVGECFDFGENANNGGAFYYCQENHTSVLGMRELVRTNRLHVLTKDEILKNLNISKNIDIEKSGALSDDDDQMKSNSLIAFSAQCNFSGYKMPLDTIKSIQKHGLAVRGTKIRGDEQQDNGVANNFYVCLDCASFVATNLLDLRKYKPDFCCISFYKMFGFPTGVGALLVSKRGQSVLHKQYYGGGTVNTAMSRQDFHQKRPNFSTRFEDGTLQFLTIVALLDSFRALERLVPPTNEQLSVQRISLHVYRLAKYCYESLASLQHSNGAKLIKFYNHNGYEDITLQGGIVTFNVLHDNGTYVGFAEVACIAAVHNVLIRTGCFCNPGACQWFLHLSNGDIRKQFEAGHVCSDYTDLVDGLPTGAVRMSFGYMTRIEDVDKAVTMIRDCYRTTAAERLRIMESKKLPDALRQIPKRLRPKLKRICIYPIKSCSAFEVATEWALTNTGLKYDRNWMIVDVNGMALTQKHYTRLCLLKPIINLDKGVLELRFPNMRTMQVPLEMEDAKLGKRVESTFCQTKVCNDLVEGLDCGEEVGAWLSDCLETSALRLLRQNAERRRTPDGVTKDISLANQGQFLLVNSTSVRWLAHKVEVEREPLEHTIDRFRANLIMETASAFEENEFEEISVGGVNFKVDGFCTRCQMICINQHNGQKTNEPLRTIAREFGGKIRFGVYLSIQDLSQQKSSIISCSEKVIIKKKLKSMQY